In Phyllostomus discolor isolate MPI-MPIP mPhyDis1 chromosome 3, mPhyDis1.pri.v3, whole genome shotgun sequence, a single genomic region encodes these proteins:
- the PRDM12 gene encoding PR domain zinc finger protein 12 encodes MMGSVLPAEALVLKTGLKAPGLALAEVITSDILHSFLYGRWRNVLGEQLFEDKSHHASPKTAFTAEVLAQSFSGEVQKLSSLVLPAEVIIAQSSIPGEGLGIFSKTWIKAGAEMGPFTGRVIAPEHVDICKNNNLMWEVFNEDGTVRYFIDASQEDHRSWMTYIKCARNEQEQNLEVVQIGTSIFYKAIEMIPPDQELLVWYGNSHNTFLGIPGVPGLEEDQKKNKHEDFHPADSAAGTAGRMRCVICHRGFNSRSNLRSHMRIHTLDKPFVCRFCNRRFSQSSTLRNHVRLHTGERPYKCQVCQSAYSQLAGLRAHQKSARHRPPSAALQAHSPALPAPHAHAPALAAAAAAAHHLPAMVL; translated from the exons ATGATGGGCTCAGTGCTCCCGGCTGAGGCCCTGGTGCTCAAGACCGGGCTGAAGGCGCCGGGGCTGGCGCTGGCCGAGGTCATCACCTCCGACATCCTGCACAGCTTCCTCTACGGCCGCTGGCGCAACGTGCTGGGCGAGCAGCTCTTTGAGGACAAGAGCCACCACGCCAGCCCCAAGACCGCCTTCACCGCCGAGGTCCTGGCGCAGTCCTTCTCCGGCG AGGTGCAGAAGCTGTCCAGCCTGGTGCTGCCCGCGGAGGTGATCATCGCGCAGAGCTCCATCCCCGGCGAGGGCCTCGGCATCTTCTCCAAGACGTGGATCAAGGCCGGCGCCGAGATGGGCCCCTTCACGGGCAGGGTCATCGCCCCGGAGCACGTGGACATCTGCAAAAACAACAACCTCATGTGGGAG GTGTTCAACGAGGATGGCACAGTGCGCTACTTTATCGACGCCAGCCAGGAGGACCACCGAAGCTGGATGACCTACATCAAGTGCGCACGTAATGAGCAGGAGCAGAACCTGGAGGTCGTCCAGATCGGCACCAGCATCTTCTACAAGGCCATCGAG ATGATCCCCCCAGACCAGGAGCTGCTGGTGTGGTACGGGAACTCGCACAACACCTTCCTGGGCATCCCCGGCGTGCCCGGGCTAGAGGAGGaccagaaaaagaacaagcaTG AGGATTTCCATCCCGCGGACTCGGCTGCGGGCACCGCGGGTCGCATGCGCTGCGTCATCTGCCACCGCGGCTTCAACTCTCGCAGCAACCTGCGCTCGCACATGCGCATCCACACGCTGGACAAGCCCTTCGTGTGCCGCTTTTGCAACCGCCGCTTCAGCCAGTCGTCCACGCTGCGTAACCACGTGCGCCTGCACACGGGCGAGCGCCCCTACAAGTGCCAGGTGTGCCAGAGCGCCTACTCGCAGCTGGCCGGCCTGCGCGCCCACCAGAAGAGCGCGCGCCACCGGCCGCCCAGCGCCGCGCTGCAGGCGCACTCGCCCGCGCTGCCCGCGCCCCACGCGCACGCGCCTGCGCtcgccgccgcggccgccgccgcgcACCACCTGCCGGCGATGGTGCTGTGA
- the EXOSC2 gene encoding exosome complex component RRP4, with the protein MAMEMRLPVARKPLSESLGRDTKKHLVVPGDTITTDTGFMRGHGTYMGEEKLIASVAGSVERVNKLICVKALKTRYNGEVGDIVVGRITEVQQKRWKVETNSRLDSVLLLSSMNLPGGELRRRSAEDELAMRGFLQEGDLISAEVQAVFSDGAVSLHTRSLKYGKLGQGVLVQVSPSLVKRQKTHFHDLPCGASVILGNNGFVWIYPTPEHREEDVGGFVTNLEPVSLADREVISRLRNCVVSLVTQRMMLYDTSILYCYEASLPHQIKDILKPEIMEEIVMETRQRLLEQEG; encoded by the exons ATGGCGATGGAGATGCGGCTTCCTGTGGCTCGTAAGCCTCTTAGCGAGAGCCTGGGCCGCGACACCAAGAAACACCTGGTGGTGCCGGGCGACACAATTACCACGGACACGGGCTTCATGCG GGGCCATGGAACTTACATGGGGGAAGAGAAACTCATTGCATCTGTGGCTGGTTCTGTGGAGAGAGTCAACAAGCTGATTTGCGTGAAAGCTTTGAAAACCAG ATACAACGGTGAAGTCGGAGACATCGTGGTGGGGAGGATCACAGAG GTTCAGCAGAAGAGGTGGAAAGTGGAGACCAACTCCAGGCTGGATTCAGTCTTGCTTCTGTCATCCATGAACCTTCCGGGAGGAGAGCTG AGGAGAAGGTCCGCGGAGGACGAGCTGGCCATGCGAGGCTTCTTGCAGGAGGGCGACCTGATCAGT GCTGAGGTCCAGGCCGTGTTCTCGGACGGCGCCGTCTCTCTGCACACGAGGAGCCTCAAATACGGAAAA CTCGGTCAGGGCGTCCTGGTCCAGGTCTCGCCCTCCCTGGTGAAACGGCAGAAGACTCACTTCCACGACTTGCCCTGCGGTGCCTCGGTGATCCTGGGGAACAACGGCTTCGTCTGGATCTACCCGACACCCGAACACAGAGAAGAGGACGTGGGCGGCTTCGTGACCAACCTGGAG CCGGTCTCCCTTGCTGATCGAGAGGTCATCTCCCGGCTTCGGAACTGTGTCGTCTCGCTGGTCACTCAGAGAATGATGCTGTATGATACGAGCATCCTGTACTGCTATGAGGCATCCCTCCCACACCAG attAAAGACATCTTAAAGCCAGAAATAATGGAGGAAATTGTGATGGAAACTCGCCAGAGACTTTTAGAGCAGGAAGGGTGA